From the Acidisarcina polymorpha genome, one window contains:
- a CDS encoding DUF3991 and TOPRIM domain-containing protein yields the protein MSFDPELEEFKRLDLREYAADQGYALDRKQSWRGSAVMRSRAGDKIVIKLGADGHYVYFSVRDDQDHGSIIDFIKNRKQVNLGGIRKELRAWSGRPTPSLLSFSKMEVTSKDRQAVERRFYTMQIANRHPYLEDTRKIPTGVLSAPRFAGRIRIDAKRNAVFPHFDAGGLSGYEIKNREFTGFAAGGEKGLWMSHSHDGDRRLVFAESAIDALSHAALFPDEHTRYASIGGKLNPQQPGLIRSEIAKLPNGSEVVSAVDNDADGAQIAAIIEMAVTESGREDLIYRAHFPPLPIKDWNDVLRQSRQSSFPAARF from the coding sequence ATGTCCTTCGATCCGGAGTTGGAAGAATTCAAGCGCCTCGATCTGCGCGAATATGCGGCGGATCAGGGATACGCGCTAGATCGCAAGCAAAGCTGGCGCGGCTCCGCCGTCATGCGCAGCCGCGCGGGCGACAAGATCGTTATCAAGCTCGGGGCGGACGGGCATTACGTTTATTTTTCGGTTCGTGACGACCAGGATCACGGCTCGATCATCGATTTCATCAAGAACCGCAAGCAAGTGAACCTCGGCGGCATCCGCAAGGAGCTGCGCGCCTGGTCCGGCCGCCCGACCCCTTCCCTTCTCTCTTTCTCCAAGATGGAAGTCACCTCGAAGGATCGCCAGGCGGTCGAGCGGCGCTTCTACACGATGCAGATAGCTAACCGGCATCCCTATCTCGAAGACACCCGCAAGATTCCGACCGGAGTACTCAGCGCGCCGCGCTTCGCCGGTCGGATCAGGATCGATGCAAAAAGAAATGCTGTCTTCCCGCACTTCGACGCCGGCGGCCTTTCCGGCTATGAAATAAAAAATCGCGAGTTCACCGGCTTCGCGGCCGGCGGAGAAAAAGGCCTTTGGATGAGCCACTCTCACGACGGCGATCGTCGCCTAGTCTTCGCGGAAAGTGCCATCGATGCTCTAAGCCATGCGGCGCTGTTTCCGGACGAGCACACACGTTACGCCAGCATCGGCGGCAAGCTGAACCCGCAACAGCCTGGCTTGATCCGTTCTGAAATCGCCAAGTTGCCGAACGGCTCCGAAGTCGTCAGCGCCGTGGATAACGATGCCGACGGTGCTCAAATCGCCGCGATCATCGAAATGGCCGTCACCGAAAGCGGCCGCGAGGATCTCATCTATCGCGCACATTTCCCTCCGCTGCCGATCAAGGACTGGAATGATGTTTTGCGGCAAAGCCGTCAATCTTCTTTTCCTGCTGCCCGTTTTTGA
- a CDS encoding VirB3 family type IV secretion system protein, with product MQTSKRGEPLAINQALNKPKAKLGLSLPIWIGIVIVSILALLLRFYFFSLFSFLSITGACSLIVRKHPKMFELWSLSFHQGSYYDPRKD from the coding sequence ATGCAAACCTCGAAGCGGGGAGAGCCACTGGCGATCAACCAGGCGCTTAACAAGCCCAAAGCAAAACTCGGACTGAGCCTGCCCATCTGGATCGGCATCGTCATTGTGTCGATCCTGGCTCTCCTGCTTCGGTTCTATTTCTTCTCCCTTTTCAGCTTTCTCAGCATCACGGGCGCGTGCTCGCTGATCGTGCGGAAGCACCCCAAAATGTTTGAGCTGTGGAGCCTCAGCTTCCACCAAGGGAGCTACTATGATCCCCGCAAAGACTAA
- a CDS encoding VirB4 family type IV secretion system protein produces the protein MIPAKTNRWFADARAANSIVPVSRFVGPAIFATKTGGYGCLFELSGVDEEGLTDQELEAKLRAVEGGLRGLPEGSCLYQYMRIKKGFAIPRKDRYADPMTQSFVEDRLSFLDKTAKFRRIDLHWCLTFEPKRANPFKAKPNEQATDNGRLLAELQKAASILEAHLGPAIGLRLIEKEPSFQFFAELFNLEEWAGKTRLHADTGVDRQIAASPVSWGTDRLRVGKRYVQMFTMTSAPLASQPCLFSGAVTTLDCDSVLCSTWRPKSRATVRKEIGAQETFIDFFKVGLFQRLIAGRNFAALDQGAGAKAASAGVDDLGLVVRELDKKAQGEYSLRLLLSACSPEELQDNAPVVHRIFVEAQATVIEETLGNLSAFYAMFPGNTKFNVFPLWLGEDHHARLSPVFAPSIGHPVSEDLNNDEYLNVFETRQGTPFFQDVYVNGVRVMLAIGPPGAGKSVHVNQMISLERKYNGFTYIFDIGNSYESMVELYGGRVDRIGLDGPRVNPFALEPTEKNLKFLYNFIKLLLTNGGALLNPEDEDVVFKEVQSMYLLDPKNRRLSNLLLPKHLNRYLAKWVGKGVYNAIFDNVEDSLSLSRIQCWDFAGVAKDYSDLIEPLMIWLLRRIDDVVYDPKNLGLPKHVVIEEIFSNLKNKQLLEGALASIKQVRKNLGGVTMVGQSANDLGENAHSIVNSCTSFLLLPDATFNRKFYGELFKMTDQQLNLFESLRPREALYMRRDGLTKVVALNLDPRSYAIFSTKPKDRARRGRLIEKWGLQEGITRFAAGEDVA, from the coding sequence ATGATCCCCGCAAAGACTAACCGCTGGTTCGCTGACGCCCGCGCCGCCAACAGCATCGTCCCAGTCTCCCGCTTCGTCGGACCGGCTATTTTCGCCACCAAAACAGGCGGCTATGGATGCCTCTTCGAGCTTTCCGGCGTGGACGAAGAGGGCCTTACTGATCAGGAGCTTGAGGCGAAACTTCGCGCCGTCGAAGGCGGGCTGCGCGGTCTGCCGGAAGGCTCCTGTCTCTACCAGTACATGCGGATCAAGAAAGGTTTCGCGATCCCGCGCAAGGACCGTTATGCGGATCCCATGACCCAATCGTTCGTCGAGGACCGGCTCTCGTTCCTAGACAAGACGGCAAAGTTCCGGCGCATCGATCTCCATTGGTGCCTCACCTTCGAGCCAAAACGCGCCAATCCTTTCAAAGCAAAACCGAATGAGCAGGCGACCGACAACGGTCGACTGCTGGCGGAATTGCAGAAGGCCGCCTCGATCCTCGAAGCGCATCTCGGCCCGGCCATCGGCCTCCGGCTCATCGAGAAAGAGCCATCATTCCAGTTCTTCGCGGAGCTCTTCAACCTCGAAGAATGGGCCGGCAAGACCCGGCTCCATGCCGACACCGGAGTGGATAGGCAGATCGCAGCTAGCCCCGTCTCCTGGGGAACGGACCGCCTTCGGGTGGGCAAACGCTATGTGCAAATGTTCACCATGACCAGCGCTCCGCTTGCCTCGCAGCCCTGCCTGTTCTCCGGCGCGGTGACGACGCTTGACTGCGACAGTGTCCTCTGTTCGACGTGGCGGCCGAAGTCTCGAGCCACGGTGAGAAAAGAGATTGGAGCGCAGGAAACCTTCATCGATTTTTTTAAGGTAGGTCTCTTCCAGCGGCTGATCGCGGGCAGAAACTTCGCCGCTCTCGACCAGGGCGCGGGCGCGAAGGCCGCCTCCGCGGGCGTTGATGATCTTGGCCTGGTCGTCAGGGAACTCGACAAAAAGGCACAAGGAGAATACTCCCTGCGGCTGCTGCTCTCGGCGTGCTCTCCGGAGGAATTACAGGACAATGCGCCGGTGGTTCATCGAATCTTCGTCGAGGCCCAGGCCACCGTGATCGAGGAGACTCTCGGCAATCTCTCTGCCTTCTACGCGATGTTCCCCGGCAACACCAAATTTAACGTCTTTCCCCTTTGGTTAGGCGAAGACCATCACGCCCGACTGTCGCCGGTGTTCGCCCCCAGCATTGGTCATCCGGTATCCGAAGATCTGAATAACGACGAATATCTCAACGTCTTCGAGACCCGGCAGGGGACTCCGTTCTTTCAGGACGTTTACGTCAACGGCGTTCGGGTCATGCTAGCGATCGGCCCTCCCGGTGCAGGGAAGTCGGTCCACGTCAACCAGATGATTTCGCTTGAACGCAAGTACAACGGCTTCACCTACATCTTCGACATCGGCAACTCCTACGAGAGCATGGTCGAGCTATACGGGGGAAGGGTGGACCGGATCGGACTGGACGGCCCGCGCGTCAATCCCTTCGCGCTCGAGCCGACTGAGAAGAACCTCAAGTTTCTTTACAACTTCATCAAGCTGCTGCTTACCAATGGCGGTGCCTTACTAAATCCCGAGGACGAGGATGTGGTCTTCAAAGAGGTCCAGAGCATGTACCTGCTCGACCCGAAAAACCGCCGACTCTCGAACCTGCTTTTACCCAAACACCTCAACCGCTATCTCGCGAAGTGGGTCGGCAAAGGCGTCTATAACGCGATCTTCGACAACGTCGAAGACTCGCTCAGCCTTTCGCGGATCCAGTGTTGGGACTTCGCCGGCGTCGCCAAAGACTATTCCGATCTGATCGAGCCACTGATGATTTGGCTTCTTCGGCGGATCGACGATGTGGTTTACGACCCCAAAAATCTCGGACTCCCGAAGCACGTTGTCATCGAGGAGATTTTCTCGAACCTCAAGAACAAGCAGCTCCTCGAAGGTGCGCTGGCCAGCATCAAGCAGGTCCGCAAGAACCTGGGTGGAGTGACCATGGTCGGCCAGTCGGCGAACGACCTTGGGGAGAACGCCCACTCGATAGTCAACTCCTGCACGTCTTTTCTGTTGCTCCCCGACGCCACTTTCAACCGAAAGTTCTACGGCGAATTGTTCAAAATGACCGACCAGCAACTCAACCTCTTCGAGAGCCTACGCCCGCGCGAGGCGCTTTACATGCGTCGCGACGGGTTGACGAAGGTGGTCGCGCTTAACCTCGACCCGCGCAGCTACGCGATCTTTTCGACCAAACCGAAAGACAGGGCGCGGCGCGGACGACTCATCGAGAAGTGGGGATTGCAAGAGGGAATCACCCGATTTGCCGCAGGAGAAGACGTCGCATGA